One Vespa crabro chromosome 1, iyVesCrab1.2, whole genome shotgun sequence genomic region harbors:
- the LOC124426211 gene encoding keratin-associated protein 10-8-like, with product MLKTCLVFIFPSRYRLQHGACSCSPLKYTHIDIHGHLPRPHHLPYSGNPVLALSYCYLIQGKCLTVRNDLPFEMQYVCEVDCKSVHIPPCQPCTIPCEPVPIPSCTASPCGGCLPDSCYPSCQPCQPCQPCQPCQPCQPCQPCQPCSTCAEPVTVLEPMCQPNVQRKN from the coding sequence ATGCTTAAGACttgtttagtttttatttttccttctcgatATCGATTACAGCATGGGGCTTGCAGCTGTTCACCCTTAAAGTACACGCACATCGACATACACGGTCATTTGCCGCGTCCACATCACCTACCTTACAGCGGAAATCCCGTATTGGCATTGTCCTATTGCTACCTGATTCAAGGAAAATGTCTCACAGTACGCAATGATCTACCTTTCGAGATGCAATACGTCTGCGAAGTCGATTGCAAATCTGTCCACATACCACCATGTCAACCTTGCACGATTCCCTGCGAGCCTGTTCCTATACCATCCTGCACAGCTTCTCCTTGCGGTGGGTGTCTTCCAGATTCTTGCTATCCATCCTGTCAACCCTGTCAACCCTGTCAACCCTGTCAACCCTGTCAACCATGTCAACCATGTCAACCCTGTCAACCATGTTCTACCTGCGCAGAACCGGTAACAGTCTTAGAACCTATGTGTCAACCGAATGTTCAAAGAAAGAACTAA